One genomic segment of Desulfobacterales bacterium includes these proteins:
- a CDS encoding AsmA family protein has product MRILKWVFITFAGLLILLLAAVFIIPHVIDINDYKPQISALLSEKLDRPATIGGDIDLSLFPWAGFALSDFQVANPEGFETRKFLSVDSFEVRVKVLPLLFREVQIKRLVLNAPEIYLIQAPSGRRNWEGLGPGDGTAPAPPSPPEQTQKEKLPIQSLDIEAFVVRNGTFLWIDHTAGVKQEITDIRLALENFSLGAPVDLEFSARLDKEPVRMTGRFGPIGTNLYEAEIPLDFRTSVFNEMTINLSGKVSNPMGKPTYKIKMEVPAFSPRQLFKAMDMSFPLNPSDPSVFAKAAFSAKIMGDPQSAKISNGELILDETQADFRLDVKDMQKPWIEFDIEIDRLNLDRYLPETPSKQKRRTGGKPAKAPVDYAFLQEPRISGHCAVKRLKVGGASIDQIDIVLKAQNGNYRLDPVQAALYSGSMEGSIRLEVNPQSLSVKTDISAEQIEAGRLLADTADKAFLEGLLQADMAITASGPSANQFRQTLSGNGTIRVYDGAIQGLDLVKIIRQIQTVIGQQVLPADGGAQTDFLELVVPFSIRNGKLSTTSASLVSPLLRVSASGTADLVSQSLDFRIQPKIVATLKGQSETRKHAGVKVPIKVSGTFSQPKVQPDYSGVKSIVEEAVKKPGKTDKKLEDLKEQAEGTFEQMKKDAETMLEDLLSE; this is encoded by the coding sequence ATGCGGATTTTAAAGTGGGTGTTCATTACTTTCGCTGGACTGTTGATCCTTCTGCTTGCAGCGGTATTCATCATCCCCCATGTCATCGACATCAATGATTATAAACCGCAGATCAGCGCCCTTTTATCTGAAAAACTCGACCGACCGGCAACAATCGGCGGAGATATTGATCTGTCCCTCTTCCCTTGGGCGGGTTTTGCTTTATCGGATTTTCAGGTGGCCAACCCGGAAGGATTTGAAACGCGCAAATTTTTGTCCGTTGATTCCTTCGAGGTCCGGGTCAAAGTGCTTCCTCTCCTGTTCAGGGAGGTTCAAATCAAACGATTGGTGCTCAACGCACCGGAAATTTATCTGATCCAGGCACCATCCGGGCGCCGGAACTGGGAAGGCTTGGGACCCGGGGATGGCACCGCCCCGGCGCCTCCATCGCCGCCCGAGCAAACTCAAAAAGAAAAACTGCCAATTCAGTCACTTGACATAGAAGCCTTTGTCGTAAGAAACGGAACTTTCTTATGGATTGACCATACCGCGGGTGTCAAGCAGGAGATCACCGATATCCGTCTTGCCCTCGAAAACTTTTCGTTAGGCGCACCGGTCGATCTTGAATTCTCAGCCCGGCTTGACAAGGAGCCGGTCAGAATGACCGGCCGGTTCGGTCCGATTGGGACCAACCTGTATGAGGCGGAGATTCCGCTTGATTTTAGAACTTCTGTTTTCAACGAAATGACGATCAATTTGTCCGGAAAAGTTTCTAATCCAATGGGTAAACCGACATACAAGATAAAGATGGAAGTGCCGGCCTTTTCGCCGCGACAGTTGTTCAAGGCTATGGATATGTCCTTTCCGCTTAACCCTTCCGATCCCTCGGTTTTTGCAAAAGCGGCTTTTTCGGCCAAAATCATGGGTGATCCTCAATCTGCGAAGATAAGCAACGGTGAGCTGATTCTGGATGAAACCCAAGCGGATTTTCGGCTCGACGTAAAGGATATGCAGAAGCCGTGGATTGAATTTGACATTGAAATTGATCGCCTGAATCTGGATCGGTATTTACCTGAAACCCCATCAAAACAAAAGCGCAGGACAGGAGGAAAGCCTGCGAAAGCCCCGGTAGATTATGCATTCCTCCAGGAACCGCGCATTTCCGGTCACTGCGCGGTTAAGCGGCTGAAAGTCGGTGGAGCATCCATTGATCAGATTGATATTGTTCTGAAAGCACAAAACGGCAATTACCGGTTGGATCCCGTTCAAGCCGCGCTTTACTCAGGGAGTATGGAGGGGTCGATAAGGCTGGAAGTTAATCCTCAAAGTTTGAGCGTGAAAACCGACATCAGCGCAGAACAGATTGAAGCAGGAAGACTTTTAGCGGATACAGCGGATAAGGCATTTTTGGAAGGGCTGTTGCAGGCGGATATGGCAATTACTGCCTCTGGCCCGTCAGCGAACCAGTTTCGTCAAACTCTTTCGGGAAACGGAACCATCCGGGTTTACGACGGCGCAATTCAGGGGTTGGATCTGGTTAAAATCATTCGTCAGATCCAGACTGTCATTGGGCAGCAAGTCTTGCCGGCGGATGGGGGGGCTCAGACCGATTTTTTAGAGTTGGTGGTTCCCTTCAGCATTCGCAATGGCAAGCTCTCCACTACCAGTGCGAGCCTTGTATCTCCGCTGCTGCGGGTAAGCGCATCCGGCACCGCAGATCTGGTATCCCAATCTCTTGATTTCAGGATTCAGCCTAAGATTGTGGCCACCCTGAAAGGCCAGTCTGAAACCCGGAAGCACGCGGGGGTTAAGGTACCAATAAAAGTCTCGGGGACATTCTCCCAGCCGAAGGTGCAGCCGGATTATTCAGGGGTGAAATCAATTGTGGAAGAAGCTGTAAAAAAGCCTGGAAAAACAGATAAAAAATTGGAGGACTTGAAAGAGCAGGCGGAGGGGACCTTCGAGCAAATGAAAAAAGATGCGGAAACAATGCTGGAAGATCTGCTCAGTGAATGA
- a CDS encoding TolC family protein: MTRNRHVRLIGALCILGLLNAACTVGPTYRRPATAADESSTYARTPEDTEQLVFGEFNCWWRQKNDPIMNKYVDTLLKENLELKAAAARQHPDRLPAQLIDRRPDLRASELRMAAEVDQIGVAEADLYPDLTLSGNIGYQGNEPAYLVTARTAWNNRIALILALGGDWLKRPPDLAPVSSPTRESDL, encoded by the coding sequence ATGACGCGTAACCGACATGTTCGGCTGATCGGGGCCCTTTGTATTCTGGGGTTGTTAAACGCAGCCTGCACGGTGGGGCCAACGTACCGGCGGCCGGCAACCGCGGCCGATGAAAGCTCGACTTACGCCCGAACGCCCGAAGATACTGAGCAACTGGTTTTTGGGGAGTTCAACTGCTGGTGGCGGCAAAAGAATGATCCGATCATGAACAAATATGTAGATACCCTGCTCAAAGAGAACCTGGAACTCAAAGCGGCCGCCGCCCGGCAGCATCCCGACCGGTTGCCGGCCCAGTTGATCGATCGGCGGCCGGATCTGAGGGCCAGTGAACTTCGGATGGCCGCCGAGGTGGACCAGATCGGGGTGGCAGAGGCCGACCTGTACCCGGATCTGACCTTAAGCGGAAATATCGGCTACCAGGGAAATGAACCGGCATATCTTGTCACTGCCCGGACGGCCTGGAACAACCGGATCGCTCTCATCCTGGCATTGGGCGGCGACTGGCTTAAAAGACCTCCGGATCTGGCGCCGGTTTCCAGCCCAACGAGAGAAAGCGATTTATGA
- a CDS encoding tetratricopeptide repeat protein — translation MAKQQLLNSRYSAAKTTLHRAISNQPREPEAYDLLGMLHEMQGELVKAKNFYKAAVEIAPEYKPAQQNLAQSIM, via the coding sequence TTGGCCAAGCAGCAATTGCTGAATAGTCGATATTCAGCCGCAAAAACCACCCTTCATAGAGCGATTTCAAATCAACCCCGTGAACCGGAGGCATATGACCTATTAGGGATGCTGCACGAGATGCAGGGAGAATTGGTCAAAGCAAAAAATTTTTACAAAGCTGCTGTAGAAATTGCTCCGGAATATAAACCAGCGCAACAGAATCTGGCGCAGAGCATAATGTGA
- a CDS encoding MFS transporter, giving the protein MVFHLEKSQRRTAIAAGVIGNIMEWYDFALYGYMASILSVLFFPGDNKIASLLATYGVFAAGFIMRPLGSLLFGWIGDKVSRSSAMMISVVMMALPTILLGLLPTYKAIGVLAPVLLVMVRLIQGLSVGGEFSSSVAYLVETAPKNKRGLSGSYANVGSMAGMLLGSGLASLTTSVLTSPQVHAWGWRLPFWFGAVLGIFAIWLRRHLPSSTHFQKHANEREKTSPLKEAFTENLRETVQAVLVASSYGALFYISLVFLPNWLNEYIQFPLEKAMTINTLATAILLILVPLMGWASDHFMRRTHIIALSVGIFGLSAYPLLFWLAGATLAAVITVQIGFAVLISVLCGVAPAMFVELFPTKDRLSGYSVAYNLGLGVVGGSTPMICTWLISFTGTKNALAGFILGVAVLGLIGLLWMTDRSREPLR; this is encoded by the coding sequence ATGGTTTTCCATCTGGAAAAAAGCCAGCGCAGGACTGCTATTGCCGCCGGGGTTATCGGCAATATTATGGAATGGTATGATTTTGCCCTGTACGGTTACATGGCATCCATTCTTTCCGTTCTTTTCTTTCCAGGCGACAATAAGATTGCCAGTCTGCTGGCGACATACGGGGTATTTGCCGCGGGTTTTATCATGCGCCCGCTCGGGTCTTTACTGTTCGGCTGGATCGGGGACAAGGTAAGCCGCAGCTCAGCCATGATGATATCCGTCGTCATGATGGCGCTGCCTACGATTTTGCTGGGTCTTTTACCGACTTATAAAGCCATTGGTGTTTTGGCACCGGTACTGCTTGTTATGGTGAGGCTTATCCAGGGGCTTTCCGTGGGTGGTGAATTTTCGAGCTCGGTGGCCTACCTGGTTGAAACCGCGCCGAAGAACAAGCGGGGGCTTTCCGGAAGCTATGCCAATGTCGGGAGTATGGCCGGTATGCTGCTGGGCTCAGGCCTGGCTTCGCTGACCACCAGCGTGTTGACCAGCCCCCAGGTTCATGCCTGGGGATGGCGGCTGCCCTTTTGGTTTGGCGCGGTGCTCGGCATATTCGCCATCTGGCTGCGCCGGCATTTACCGAGTTCCACTCATTTCCAGAAACATGCCAATGAACGGGAAAAAACCTCACCGCTTAAAGAGGCATTTACAGAAAATCTCAGGGAAACTGTACAGGCAGTCCTGGTGGCTTCATCTTACGGGGCGTTGTTCTATATTTCCCTTGTATTTTTACCGAACTGGCTCAATGAATATATCCAATTCCCTCTTGAAAAAGCCATGACCATTAACACCCTGGCCACCGCCATTTTATTGATTCTGGTGCCGCTTATGGGATGGGCCAGTGACCACTTCATGAGACGAACCCATATTATTGCCTTGTCTGTTGGGATCTTCGGACTTTCGGCTTATCCGCTGCTTTTTTGGCTTGCCGGTGCCACACTGGCCGCCGTGATTACTGTTCAAATCGGATTTGCCGTCTTGATTTCCGTGCTATGCGGCGTGGCACCAGCCATGTTTGTGGAGCTTTTCCCCACCAAGGATCGACTCTCCGGCTATTCTGTGGCCTATAACCTGGGGCTTGGTGTTGTCGGGGGCTCTACTCCTATGATCTGCACCTGGCTGATTTCTTTTACCGGCACAAAAAATGCATTGGCCGGCTTTATCCTCGGTGTTGCGGTCCTGGGTTTGATAGGGCTTTTATGGATGACGGACCGGAGCCGCGAGCCATTAAGATAA
- a CDS encoding M48 family metalloprotease, whose protein sequence is MQIYRFLKLSVLLLVLLGMAGCVSGYNPVTGESRFYGYSWEKERAIGSKTDKEITAQFGVYPDKSLQNYIQNVSQAVLQESDLRSPEAPAKFRKTPFTFRVLDSPVVNAFALPGGYIYVTRGLLAHLQNEAQLAVVLGHEIAHVAARHASRRAFQARLGQIGLLAGSIIGSQVLDSPELTRHALNLSDTAMHFLFLKYSRDDERQADRLGIKYAAKAGYQAGEASGFFQTLDRLSEQRGQPLPSWQSTHPDPGQREENVPELVANLSSTIEMTKLGPEAYLSHIDKLVVGEDPREGYVAHGVFYHPEMRFKFSIPADWTVQNQKTMVALGSPQGDAAITFQLAQADTARQAARQFSSSQGIQVKDAEPTVVNGHQAYAITAVAKTQQGVVGLRQYFIEHKDQVFAFAGFTMLPNYEHMRAAFEQTLRSFATLSDPKKINVSPLRLNIITVDHTAEFRTFIASPPGDMSAEDIALLNQTKLGATVEAGRKLKIPVR, encoded by the coding sequence ATGCAGATATATCGTTTTCTAAAACTCAGCGTTCTCTTGCTTGTGCTGCTGGGGATGGCCGGGTGCGTCAGCGGCTATAATCCCGTTACCGGCGAGAGCCGATTTTATGGATATTCCTGGGAAAAGGAGCGGGCGATCGGAAGTAAAACGGACAAGGAAATCACTGCGCAGTTTGGTGTGTATCCTGATAAATCGTTGCAGAACTATATACAAAATGTCAGTCAGGCGGTCCTGCAGGAAAGTGACCTCCGGTCCCCGGAGGCACCGGCAAAATTCCGGAAAACCCCGTTTACCTTTCGGGTGCTTGACAGCCCCGTAGTGAACGCATTTGCACTGCCAGGGGGCTATATTTACGTCACCCGCGGCCTTCTGGCGCATCTTCAAAACGAAGCCCAGCTAGCCGTTGTTCTGGGTCACGAAATTGCCCATGTTGCCGCTCGTCACGCTTCCCGCCGGGCTTTTCAGGCCAGGCTGGGACAGATCGGACTTCTGGCCGGGTCAATTATCGGCTCCCAGGTTTTAGACAGCCCGGAGCTCACCAGGCATGCACTTAATCTAAGCGATACAGCCATGCATTTTTTGTTTTTGAAATACAGCCGGGATGATGAACGGCAGGCTGACCGGCTGGGGATCAAATATGCCGCGAAGGCCGGCTATCAGGCGGGCGAAGCGTCCGGGTTCTTTCAGACCCTGGATCGCCTCTCCGAGCAGCGGGGCCAGCCGCTTCCGAGCTGGCAATCGACCCATCCGGATCCCGGCCAGAGAGAAGAAAACGTCCCTGAATTGGTGGCAAATTTGTCGTCAACTATTGAAATGACCAAGCTTGGTCCCGAAGCGTATCTCTCCCATATCGACAAACTGGTGGTAGGTGAGGACCCTCGGGAAGGCTATGTCGCGCATGGCGTCTTCTATCACCCTGAGATGCGATTCAAATTCAGCATACCCGCCGACTGGACGGTCCAAAACCAGAAAACCATGGTGGCGCTTGGATCGCCGCAAGGGGACGCGGCGATAACTTTCCAGCTCGCGCAGGCGGACACGGCCCGGCAGGCGGCCCGGCAGTTCAGTTCATCTCAGGGAATACAGGTGAAGGACGCGGAGCCGACTGTGGTCAACGGCCATCAAGCTTATGCGATCACAGCCGTTGCAAAAACCCAGCAGGGGGTTGTGGGCCTTCGTCAGTATTTTATCGAGCACAAAGACCAGGTCTTCGCATTTGCCGGCTTCACGATGCTGCCAAACTATGAGCACATGCGAGCCGCATTCGAACAAACGCTCCGCTCGTTTGCCACCTTGAGCGACCCCAAAAAAATCAACGTATCACCGCTCCGTCTCAATATCATTACAGTCGATCATACGGCTGAGTTCAGGACATTCATTGCTTCACCCCCCGGGGACATGAGTGCCGAAGACATCGCTTTACTCAACCAGACGAAGCTTGGCGCCACTGTGGAAGCGGGTCGAAAGCTCAAAATACCGGTCCGGTAG
- a CDS encoding sigma-54 dependent transcriptional regulator: MIDDESLHHVRHLNVLVVDDEINMRRTMIYCLEQEGHTAIAVSNQADALAEARRCAFDLAFVDLRLGKEDGMHLIEALQREPPWTKIVVITAYASVETAVEAMKKGATDYIPKPFTPDQVRLQTVKISQIRDMEREITELKDDVGRLDLEANFSSNNPIMQRTIETARKAADSEAIILLRGESGTGKSVMAKAIHQWSPRAEKSMGTVSCPAMPAELLESELFGHTKGAFTGAVRDNPGRIAACSGGTLFLDEIGDLPPELQVKLLRFIQERTYERLGDPKPRKADVRIIAATNANLDQRVADGRFREDLYYRLNVITLTMPPP, translated from the coding sequence ATGATAGATGATGAGAGCCTCCATCATGTGCGGCACTTAAATGTCCTGGTGGTTGATGATGAAATCAACATGCGTCGGACCATGATTTATTGTCTTGAACAAGAGGGCCACACAGCCATTGCCGTCAGCAACCAGGCCGATGCACTGGCCGAGGCAAGGCGGTGTGCCTTTGATCTGGCTTTTGTGGATTTGCGACTGGGTAAAGAAGACGGGATGCATTTAATTGAGGCGCTCCAGAGGGAACCGCCCTGGACAAAGATCGTTGTCATCACAGCTTATGCCTCTGTTGAAACGGCTGTGGAAGCCATGAAAAAAGGCGCGACAGATTATATCCCCAAGCCCTTTACCCCGGACCAGGTGCGCCTGCAGACGGTAAAAATAAGCCAAATTCGCGACATGGAGCGCGAAATAACCGAACTAAAGGATGATGTGGGACGCCTTGACCTGGAAGCGAATTTCAGCAGCAACAATCCCATCATGCAGCGCACCATTGAAACAGCCCGCAAGGCGGCTGATTCGGAGGCGATCATATTGCTCCGGGGTGAGTCCGGGACCGGTAAGTCAGTAATGGCCAAGGCGATCCACCAGTGGAGTCCGCGAGCAGAAAAATCCATGGGGACCGTGTCCTGCCCGGCAATGCCTGCAGAATTATTGGAAAGTGAGTTGTTCGGGCATACCAAGGGCGCGTTTACCGGTGCTGTCCGGGATAATCCCGGTCGAATCGCAGCTTGTTCGGGCGGCACGCTCTTTCTTGATGAAATCGGCGATCTCCCCCCTGAACTGCAGGTCAAACTGCTCCGATTTATCCAGGAACGTACTTACGAGCGCCTGGGGGATCCTAAGCCTCGTAAAGCGGATGTCCGCATTATTGCTGCGACAAATGCGAATCTTGACCAAAGAGTAGCTGACGGCCGGTTTCGTGAAGATCTCTATTACCGGCTAAATGTTATTACACTTACCATGCCCCCCCCTTAG
- a CDS encoding PBP1A family penicillin-binding protein — translation MFLIVIVGVYFYFSSGLPQIKTLEEYQPPVVTTIYSDDDHKIGEFYKQRRIVIPLKEMPDQLIHAFVAAEDARFYEHEGIDVFSIARAFFRNLEAGRIVQGGSTITQQVAKSFFLTPKQTYTRKIKEAILAYRIDKHFSKEEILFLYLNQIYLGNGAYGVQAAAQNYFNKSAKELNLPECAMLAGLPQAPSFYSPKAHPERAKERQIYVLTRMAAEGFISQDEATEAIQRKITMASKPEWFMENTPYYTEHVRKWIKAKFGTDALYTDGLKIYTCVDIKMQKAAQKSIEKGLRALDKRRGYRGPLLRLEKSEIEPYLQSLKKERGARKLFDGVITHGVVIDVDETEQRIMVRLGGAVGALPFSHMRWARQQAPEFSKETKTVKALAERLAVGDVIQVKLKKWQPSQGQWELRLEQKPNVQSALLCMQPENGHVKAMVGGRDFAESQFNRAVQARRQPGSAFKPIIYAAALDNGYTVASIIPDSPLVFENKELDYTWKPENYDKTFHGFTLFREGLIHSRNIVTLKILQDIGIDYAIDYAHKLGIDSHLDRNLALGLGASGVSLLELTEVYSVFANQGRRVEPVFVRRIEDRSGHVIYQAENEAERVISPATAYIMTHLLQKVVEEGTGWRVRALQRPAAGKTGTTNDLNDAWFMGYTPRCVTGVWVGFDQGRPLGKNETGSRAASPIWLDFMQQILSGKPQRVFHAPDNVVFTKIDAETGLLPIPASDEVIWGCFKKGTIPKRHTRSPDQITHEEFFKKGF, via the coding sequence TTGTTCCTGATTGTCATTGTGGGGGTATATTTTTATTTCAGCAGCGGTCTGCCGCAGATCAAAACTCTGGAAGAATACCAACCGCCCGTAGTGACGACGATCTATTCTGATGATGACCATAAAATCGGCGAATTCTATAAACAGCGTCGTATTGTGATCCCATTGAAAGAAATGCCGGATCAACTGATTCATGCCTTTGTCGCAGCCGAAGATGCAAGGTTCTATGAGCATGAAGGCATTGATGTATTCAGTATTGCCCGGGCTTTTTTTCGAAACTTGGAAGCGGGACGGATTGTCCAGGGCGGATCGACCATCACGCAGCAGGTTGCCAAATCGTTTTTTTTAACGCCAAAGCAAACCTATACCCGGAAAATCAAGGAAGCCATACTGGCTTACCGGATTGATAAGCATTTTTCCAAAGAAGAAATCCTTTTCCTGTATTTGAACCAAATCTATTTGGGAAACGGCGCTTACGGGGTTCAGGCGGCTGCCCAAAATTACTTTAACAAATCCGCAAAGGAATTAAATCTGCCTGAGTGCGCCATGCTGGCTGGTCTGCCGCAGGCTCCCAGTTTTTATTCCCCCAAAGCTCATCCGGAGCGTGCCAAGGAACGTCAGATTTATGTTTTAACCCGGATGGCGGCTGAAGGCTTTATCTCCCAAGATGAAGCCACTGAAGCCATTCAAAGAAAAATCACAATGGCCTCAAAACCTGAATGGTTTATGGAAAATACCCCCTATTATACCGAACACGTAAGAAAATGGATTAAGGCCAAATTCGGAACAGACGCACTTTACACTGATGGACTAAAAATTTATACCTGCGTGGATATCAAAATGCAAAAAGCCGCCCAAAAGTCCATTGAAAAAGGGTTGCGGGCGCTTGATAAGCGACGGGGATATCGGGGGCCGCTTCTTCGGCTTGAAAAATCCGAGATCGAACCTTATCTCCAATCTCTAAAAAAGGAGCGTGGGGCCCGGAAACTATTTGACGGCGTTATCACCCATGGCGTGGTCATTGATGTCGACGAGACCGAGCAAAGAATCATGGTGCGTCTTGGCGGTGCAGTGGGCGCCCTTCCTTTTTCCCATATGCGGTGGGCACGTCAGCAGGCGCCAGAATTTTCGAAAGAAACAAAAACCGTTAAAGCTTTAGCAGAGCGGTTGGCGGTCGGGGATGTCATTCAGGTAAAATTGAAAAAATGGCAGCCTTCGCAAGGACAATGGGAGCTGCGTCTTGAACAGAAACCCAACGTGCAGTCGGCACTCCTTTGCATGCAGCCTGAAAATGGGCATGTAAAGGCTATGGTGGGCGGCCGGGATTTTGCTGAAAGTCAGTTCAACCGGGCAGTCCAGGCCAGACGCCAGCCGGGTTCGGCATTTAAACCCATCATTTATGCGGCTGCTCTGGATAATGGCTATACCGTTGCCTCGATAATACCAGATTCACCCTTAGTGTTTGAGAATAAAGAGCTTGACTATACCTGGAAGCCGGAAAATTATGATAAGACTTTCCATGGGTTTACGCTTTTCCGGGAAGGTTTGATCCATTCACGAAATATTGTAACGCTGAAAATCCTGCAGGATATCGGAATTGATTACGCGATTGATTATGCGCACAAGCTCGGTATCGATTCTCACCTGGATCGAAACCTGGCCTTAGGGCTGGGCGCTTCAGGTGTATCTTTGCTGGAGCTGACGGAAGTCTATTCGGTTTTTGCCAATCAGGGCCGGCGCGTGGAGCCGGTGTTCGTCCGCAGAATTGAAGACCGTAGCGGACATGTTATTTATCAGGCCGAAAATGAAGCTGAAAGGGTCATATCACCGGCTACTGCCTATATCATGACGCATCTCCTTCAAAAAGTCGTTGAAGAAGGCACCGGTTGGCGGGTGCGGGCGCTTCAAAGACCGGCGGCCGGTAAGACCGGTACAACCAATGATTTAAATGATGCATGGTTTATGGGGTATACCCCGCGCTGCGTTACAGGCGTGTGGGTGGGGTTTGACCAGGGCCGCCCATTGGGTAAAAACGAGACCGGCTCAAGGGCAGCAAGTCCAATCTGGCTGGATTTTATGCAGCAAATCCTCTCGGGTAAACCCCAGCGTGTTTTTCACGCACCTGACAATGTGGTTTTTACCAAAATCGATGCGGAAACCGGATTGCTGCCCATACCTGCTTCCGATGAAGTGATATGGGGGTGCTTTAAAAAAGGGACTATCCCTAAGCGGCATACCCGATCGCCCGATCAAATCACCCACGAAGAATTTTTCAAAAAAGGATTTTAG
- a CDS encoding efflux RND transporter permease subunit, whose product MWILPPTKHVGAAFKDIVIKSRTDGSLLRLKDIANIVDGFKDVNLVARHNGKRAIFIKVSRSESQDTLKVARAVKDYLKSAKLPPGIDLDILEDQTEILKSRMNLLTRNALLGYALVFIALLVFLDLKLAFWTSLGIPISVSIPVTEDMATWYH is encoded by the coding sequence TTGTGGATTTTACCGCCGACAAAGCATGTGGGGGCCGCCTTTAAAGATATCGTGATAAAAAGCCGGACGGACGGCAGCCTGCTCCGCCTGAAAGACATCGCCAATATCGTGGACGGCTTCAAAGATGTCAATCTGGTGGCCCGCCATAACGGCAAGCGAGCCATCTTTATCAAGGTCTCACGAAGCGAATCCCAGGATACCCTCAAAGTCGCCCGGGCGGTAAAGGATTATCTGAAGTCGGCAAAGCTTCCGCCCGGCATTGACCTGGATATCCTGGAAGATCAAACCGAAATTCTAAAATCACGGATGAACCTGCTCACCCGAAATGCACTGCTGGGTTACGCCCTGGTATTTATCGCACTGCTCGTGTTCCTGGATTTAAAGCTTGCATTCTGGACCAGTTTAGGGATTCCCATCTCGGTATCCATCCCCGTGACGGAAGATATGGCTACTTGGTATCACTAA
- a CDS encoding efflux RND transporter periplasmic adaptor subunit, whose amino-acid sequence MTTPKLPKKNDKKWLFGLLQLCLVILFLGGALLLNLYLSSLELTPETEIRQQDLELVVETVVAEPQTHRLSFTCTGTVQVRAMTHLVPQVSGRITSVDDSAFPGGFFSENTLLFQIEKIDYKLALERIKAEVARAKTQLKIQKAEAKTAVAEWQDLHPDRPVPPLVAKKPQLREARANLAAAEARLKKARLDLSRTQYRLPFSGRITEFQMEEGQYVVAGQSYGQAYRLKSLEIDVPLQEQKFEWVMAASEPEIKISKDFSKAPVYKAHIKRVAGKLDPETRFSRIILGLEEKAPELLPDAFVHARITGPEKKDVWVLPLNTLQKKGRIWVVAPDRTLRSIHPEIIQITDKYLVAESDGTPIRAVQGNLPEATQGTRVRLVSRSERGSDSHGK is encoded by the coding sequence ATGACGACACCCAAACTTCCCAAAAAAAACGACAAAAAGTGGCTTTTCGGCCTTTTACAGCTTTGCCTGGTGATCCTGTTCCTGGGTGGGGCGTTACTGTTAAACCTCTATCTCTCCTCCCTGGAGCTGACGCCGGAAACCGAAATACGGCAACAGGACCTGGAGCTGGTGGTGGAAACGGTCGTTGCGGAGCCCCAAACCCACCGGCTCTCCTTTACCTGCACCGGCACGGTGCAGGTGCGGGCCATGACCCATCTCGTGCCTCAGGTCAGCGGCCGTATCACCTCGGTTGACGACAGCGCATTTCCCGGCGGTTTTTTTTCCGAAAACACCCTACTTTTTCAAATTGAAAAAATTGACTATAAACTGGCCCTTGAACGGATAAAGGCTGAAGTGGCCCGGGCAAAAACCCAGCTTAAAATTCAAAAGGCGGAAGCCAAAACGGCAGTTGCCGAGTGGCAGGATCTGCATCCGGATCGCCCCGTCCCGCCTTTGGTCGCTAAAAAGCCTCAGCTCCGGGAAGCCCGGGCCAACCTGGCTGCAGCAGAAGCCCGGCTAAAAAAAGCGCGCCTTGATTTGTCGCGCACCCAATACCGGCTCCCGTTTTCCGGTCGGATTACCGAGTTTCAAATGGAGGAAGGTCAGTATGTGGTTGCGGGCCAATCCTATGGCCAGGCCTATCGGCTGAAATCCCTTGAGATTGATGTGCCGCTCCAAGAACAGAAATTTGAATGGGTCATGGCCGCTTCCGAGCCGGAAATTAAGATCAGCAAGGATTTTTCAAAAGCGCCTGTCTACAAAGCACACATTAAAAGGGTTGCCGGCAAACTTGATCCTGAAACCCGTTTTTCCCGGATTATCCTGGGATTGGAGGAGAAGGCTCCTGAACTTCTGCCGGACGCCTTTGTTCATGCCCGGATTACCGGACCTGAAAAGAAAGATGTATGGGTTCTGCCCCTGAATACCCTTCAAAAAAAGGGCCGCATCTGGGTGGTCGCCCCAGACCGGACCCTCCGGTCCATTCATCCTGAAATCATTCAGATAACCGATAAATATCTCGTGGCTGAAAGCGACGGCACGCCCATACGCGCTGTTCAGGGCAACCTGCCGGAAGCGACTCAGGGCACGCGGGTTCGGCTGGTCAGCCGATCAGAGAGGGGTTCGGACAGCCATGGCAAATAA